One segment of Marvinbryantia formatexigens DSM 14469 DNA contains the following:
- a CDS encoding ROK family transcriptional regulator, translating into MNTFSLTDIKKKNLSDVYHFIYYHPDCSKQSIANALEISLPTVSQHLSTLLEERLIEKAGQLASAVGRRAAAYRIIPDARIAVGIEILDKKVYITALNLYGKKEAKERYSLVFHADDLYFDDLQKLVKEFMQKYRYREEQLLGIGLGIQGLTSPDGARVTYGKILDCTGWSIGRFAGYFRVPCRFLHDAECASNSELWENPQISDAIYLSIGQHLGGAVILGGELQKGLTGKSGTFEHMSLVPDGRTCYCGRKGCAECYCSGEFLAGPGMEPEEFFAKKEQGDAACLERWEEYRRYLSMLINNLHMVMENTIILGGNIASLFSEEDIAAVRADVLQRSTFLDDVSYIIQGKCRSDAVSIGAALPFIKEFLRDIGTEAAM; encoded by the coding sequence ATGAATACATTTTCGCTTACGGATATAAAGAAGAAAAATCTGTCGGATGTTTATCATTTTATTTATTATCATCCGGACTGCTCCAAGCAGTCGATTGCCAATGCGCTGGAAATCAGTCTGCCGACGGTTTCGCAGCATCTTTCCACGCTGTTGGAGGAGAGGCTGATTGAGAAAGCGGGGCAGCTTGCGTCGGCGGTGGGACGGCGTGCGGCGGCATACCGGATTATTCCGGACGCCCGGATTGCCGTTGGAATTGAGATACTGGATAAGAAGGTTTATATTACCGCGCTGAATCTGTATGGAAAGAAGGAGGCGAAGGAGCGGTATAGTCTGGTTTTTCATGCTGACGATTTGTATTTTGATGATTTGCAGAAGCTTGTGAAGGAGTTTATGCAGAAGTACCGGTACCGGGAGGAGCAGCTTCTTGGAATCGGTCTGGGTATCCAGGGGCTGACTTCGCCGGACGGCGCGCGCGTTACTTATGGAAAAATTCTTGACTGTACGGGATGGTCTATCGGGCGGTTTGCCGGTTATTTTCGTGTGCCGTGCAGATTTCTTCACGATGCGGAGTGCGCGTCGAACAGCGAGCTCTGGGAGAATCCGCAAATCAGTGACGCGATTTATCTTTCTATCGGGCAGCATCTTGGCGGTGCTGTGATACTTGGCGGCGAGTTGCAGAAAGGGCTTACCGGAAAATCCGGTACCTTCGAGCATATGTCGCTGGTGCCGGACGGGCGGACGTGCTACTGCGGAAGGAAGGGCTGTGCCGAGTGCTACTGCTCCGGTGAGTTTCTTGCAGGACCGGGGATGGAGCCGGAGGAGTTTTTTGCGAAAAAGGAGCAGGGCGACGCCGCCTGCCTGGAAAGGTGGGAGGAATATCGCCGGTATCTGTCCATGCTGATTAATAATCTTCATATGGTTATGGAAAATACGATTATTCTCGGCGGCAATATCGCGTCGCTTTTTTCGGAAGAGGATATTGCGGCGGTGCGGGCGGATGTGCTGCAGCGCTCCACCTTTCTGGATGATGTTTCTTATATCATTCAGGGAAAGTGCCGCAGCGATGCCGTGTCTATCGGAGCGGCGCTGCCGTTCATAAAAGAATTTCTCCGGGACATCGGGACGGAAGCCGCGATGTGA
- a CDS encoding helix-turn-helix domain-containing protein: protein MITYEPLWETMKKKGITQYKLIKEHNFSAGQLSRLRANAYVNTHTIDVLCQILDCKVQDIMQFEKNLLDDHEYKPEKSYY from the coding sequence ATGATAACTTACGAACCACTTTGGGAAACAATGAAAAAGAAAGGCATTACACAATACAAACTCATTAAAGAGCATAACTTCTCAGCCGGACAATTAAGCCGCCTGCGCGCAAACGCGTATGTAAACACTCATACGATCGACGTACTATGCCAGATATTGGACTGCAAAGTGCAGGATATTATGCAATTTGAAAAAAACCTCCTCGACGACCACGAATATAAACCGGAAAAATCATATTATTAG
- a CDS encoding fibronectin type III domain-containing protein — protein MKSGKRKNYCMKTAFACILMLLCLVFPAGQARAATGISVDVHSQSEIKAMMKKLNPRKLATSYTNPPVNTAPYSLGQVSSATLQNGLNTLNMVRYIAGIPYNVQIKTDYQELAQAAALINYVQGYLSHDPAQLPGMSDAMYEKASQGARSSNIGWGYKTLYDEIVFGWMSDKQSNNIDRVGHRRWCLNPTMQYTGFGIDNDYYAMYAFDGSGQPTAYKGVAWPAQNMPLEFFDQAMPWSISMGTPVANASVTLKRLNDGRTWSFSKSSSNGDFYIENSNYGQKGCIIFRPAGIGNYNSGDLFQVTITGTNLSVQYQVNFFSLSDTTTTPATCQHTGGTATCQHKAVCVLCGKEYGPLGSHQYSASATIEKNATCTAAGTKAYSCTVCGAKKQESIPATGHQYENPKLEKNATCTAAGTKAYSCTVCGAKKRESIPATGHQYENPELIWRGITSCNAVFTCSSCGSTQTVKCTVTQKTTATCTKAGSTIYTASATLGNLSIKESVEIVQSKAKGHKYTYTIASNTKHKAVCKTCKKTVTAKHTYKNNTCKYCHAVKLKTPVLTSAKNISGKKISVIWKKTASVTGYQIAYKTGSVTKTVKVKASVRQKALTGLTKGKTYQISVRGYKTIGKTTYYSSWSSAKRVKITK, from the coding sequence ATGAAATCAGGAAAGAGAAAAAACTATTGCATGAAAACAGCTTTCGCCTGTATTCTAATGCTGCTATGCCTTGTATTTCCCGCCGGACAGGCGCGTGCCGCAACCGGCATCAGCGTAGATGTCCACTCACAGAGCGAAATCAAGGCAATGATGAAAAAACTGAACCCCAGAAAACTGGCAACCAGTTATACGAATCCACCCGTAAACACAGCGCCATACAGTCTCGGACAGGTCAGCTCAGCGACGCTCCAAAACGGCTTAAACACACTGAATATGGTTCGCTACATTGCAGGTATTCCCTATAATGTACAGATCAAAACCGATTATCAAGAATTGGCCCAGGCAGCGGCGCTGATTAATTATGTACAGGGATATTTATCCCATGATCCTGCACAGCTCCCCGGCATGAGCGATGCGATGTACGAGAAGGCTTCGCAGGGCGCGCGCTCCTCCAATATTGGCTGGGGATACAAAACGCTGTATGACGAAATCGTCTTTGGCTGGATGTCCGATAAGCAAAGCAACAACATCGACCGTGTGGGTCACAGAAGATGGTGCCTAAACCCGACCATGCAATATACAGGCTTTGGCATTGACAATGACTATTATGCCATGTATGCCTTTGACGGCAGTGGCCAGCCTACGGCATACAAAGGAGTCGCCTGGCCGGCTCAAAATATGCCGCTTGAATTTTTTGACCAGGCGATGCCCTGGAGTATCTCTATGGGTACCCCGGTCGCAAATGCATCCGTAACCTTGAAAAGACTTAACGACGGACGTACCTGGTCGTTCTCCAAAAGCTCCTCGAACGGTGATTTCTATATCGAGAATTCTAATTACGGTCAGAAAGGATGTATTATTTTCAGACCGGCCGGGATTGGTAATTACAATTCCGGCGACCTTTTCCAGGTCACTATTACCGGAACGAATCTGTCCGTACAGTACCAGGTAAATTTCTTCTCACTGAGTGATACGACAACCACACCCGCCACCTGCCAGCACACAGGCGGTACCGCTACCTGTCAGCACAAGGCGGTATGCGTTCTCTGCGGAAAGGAATATGGTCCCCTCGGAAGTCATCAGTATTCGGCAAGCGCTACAATCGAGAAGAATGCCACCTGTACAGCTGCCGGAACGAAGGCTTATTCCTGTACCGTCTGCGGCGCGAAAAAGCAAGAGAGCATCCCCGCTACCGGACATCAATATGAAAACCCGAAACTTGAGAAGAACGCCACCTGTACGGCTGCCGGAACAAAGGCTTATTCCTGTACCGTCTGCGGCGCGAAAAAAAGAGAGAGTATCCCCGCTACCGGACATCAATATGAAAACCCGGAACTTATATGGAGAGGGATTACTTCATGCAATGCTGTTTTTACCTGCAGTAGCTGCGGCAGCACCCAAACCGTAAAATGTACCGTTACCCAAAAAACCACGGCCACCTGCACGAAAGCCGGAAGTACCATCTATACCGCATCCGCTACACTGGGAAATCTTTCTATAAAAGAAAGCGTAGAAATAGTACAGAGCAAAGCGAAGGGTCACAAGTATACCTACACGATTGCCAGCAACACCAAACATAAGGCCGTGTGCAAGACCTGCAAAAAGACAGTGACAGCCAAGCACACGTATAAAAATAATACCTGCAAATACTGCCATGCCGTCAAGCTGAAGACGCCTGTTCTCACCAGTGCGAAAAACATTTCCGGCAAAAAAATCTCCGTCATATGGAAGAAGACGGCCAGTGTTACAGGCTACCAGATAGCTTACAAGACAGGCTCCGTCACAAAAACCGTGAAGGTGAAGGCTTCCGTCCGCCAAAAGGCACTGACCGGACTGACCAAAGGAAAAACATACCAAATCTCTGTCAGAGGCTACAAAACCATCGGAAAGACCACCTATTACTCAAGCTGGAGTAGCGCCAAACGTGTAAAAATTACCAAATAA
- the nifJ gene encoding pyruvate:ferredoxin (flavodoxin) oxidoreductase translates to MARKMKTMDGNHAAAHASYAYSDVAAIFPITPSSVMAEATDEWATQGRKNIFGQEVQVTEMQSEAGAAGAVHGSLSAGALTTTYTASQGLLLMIPNLYKIAGEQLPGVFNVSARAIASHALSIFGDHSDVYACRQTGAAMLCESSVQEVMDLTPVAHCAAIKGRIPFINFFDGFRTSHEIQKIETWDYEDLKDMVDMDAVEAFRNHALNPNHPCQRGSAQNPDIFFQAREACNPYYDAMPAIVQEYMDKVNAKIGTNYKLFNYYGAEDAEKVIVAMGSVCDTIEETIDYLMAAGEKVGVVKVRLYRPFSAEALIAAIPETVKQITVLDRTKEPGAMGEPLFLDVVAALKGSKFDSVPVFTGRYGLGSKDTTPAQIVAVYNNTTKQKFTLGIVDDVTNLSLELGAPLVTTPEGTINCKFWGLGADGTVGANKNSIKIIGDNTDMYAQAYFDYDSKKSGGVTMSHLRFGKKPIKSTYLIHKANFVACHNPSYVRKYNMVQELVDGGTFLLNCPWDMEGIEKHLPGQVKSFIANHNIKFYVIDGIKIGKEIGLGQRINTVLQSAFFKLANIIPEEQAIDLMKAAAKATYGRKGDAIVQMNYDAIDAGAKQVVEITVPESWKNAAEEDIIAKDVTGSRKDVVDFVNTVQHAVNAQEGNNLPVSAFKDYVDGSTPSGSAAFEKRGIAVDIPVWNPDNCIQCNRCSYVCPHAVIRPIALTEEEAAAAPEGMKTLPMTGMAGYKFAMVVSAYDCTGCGSCANVCPGKKGAKALTMENMEANAGSQKYFDYGVTLPIKTDVVEKFKENTVKGSQFKQPLLEFSGACAGCGETPYAKLITQLFGDRMYVANATGCSSIWGNSSPSTPYTVNAKGQGPAWSNSLFEDNAEFGYGMLLAQKALRDGLKVKVQALLDCDCCGEDVKAAAQEWLDTFSVGGANSVATDKLVAACEACGCDDCQEVLKQKDFLAKKSQWIFGGDGWAYDIGFGGVDHVLASGMDINVMVFDTEVYSNTGGQASKATQPGAIAQFAAAGKEVKKKDMASIAMSYGYVYVAQIAMGADYNQTVKALAEAEAYPGPSLIIAYAPCINHGIKKGMSKAQTEEELAVKAGYWHLFRFNPQAENKFTLDSKAPDYTGYEEFLNGEVRYNSLKRANPERAARLFAKNQKCNEERYAYLNKLVGLHAADKE, encoded by the coding sequence ATGGCAAGAAAAATGAAAACGATGGATGGTAACCATGCTGCAGCTCATGCTTCTTATGCATACAGTGATGTGGCGGCTATCTTCCCCATCACCCCGTCATCTGTTATGGCTGAAGCCACAGACGAATGGGCAACCCAGGGCAGAAAGAATATCTTCGGACAGGAAGTCCAGGTAACGGAAATGCAGTCCGAGGCAGGTGCAGCAGGTGCCGTACACGGTTCCCTGTCAGCAGGTGCTCTGACAACTACCTACACAGCTTCCCAGGGTCTTCTTCTGATGATTCCGAACCTGTACAAAATCGCTGGTGAGCAGCTTCCGGGTGTATTCAACGTATCCGCCCGTGCAATCGCAAGCCATGCGCTGTCCATCTTCGGAGACCACTCTGATGTTTACGCATGTCGTCAGACAGGTGCAGCTATGCTGTGCGAATCTTCCGTACAGGAAGTTATGGACCTTACACCGGTTGCACACTGTGCAGCAATCAAGGGACGCATCCCGTTCATCAACTTCTTTGACGGCTTCCGTACATCTCACGAGATCCAGAAGATCGAGACATGGGATTACGAAGACCTGAAGGATATGGTAGATATGGATGCGGTTGAGGCATTCCGCAATCATGCGCTGAATCCGAATCATCCGTGCCAGAGAGGTTCTGCACAGAACCCGGATATCTTCTTCCAGGCAAGAGAAGCATGTAACCCGTACTACGATGCTATGCCGGCAATCGTACAGGAATACATGGACAAAGTAAATGCTAAGATCGGCACAAACTACAAGCTGTTCAACTACTACGGCGCAGAGGATGCTGAAAAAGTTATCGTTGCAATGGGTTCCGTATGTGATACCATCGAAGAGACCATCGACTACCTGATGGCAGCAGGCGAGAAGGTTGGTGTTGTAAAGGTTCGTCTTTACAGACCGTTCAGCGCAGAGGCTCTGATCGCAGCTATCCCGGAGACTGTTAAGCAGATCACCGTTCTTGACAGAACAAAAGAGCCGGGCGCTATGGGCGAGCCACTGTTCCTGGATGTTGTTGCAGCTCTGAAGGGCTCCAAATTCGATTCTGTTCCGGTATTCACAGGACGTTATGGCCTTGGTTCCAAGGATACCACACCGGCACAGATCGTTGCGGTATACAACAACACAACAAAGCAGAAATTCACACTTGGTATCGTAGATGATGTTACCAACCTGTCTCTGGAACTGGGCGCTCCGCTTGTTACCACACCGGAAGGAACCATCAACTGCAAATTCTGGGGTCTGGGTGCAGACGGTACCGTAGGTGCTAACAAGAACTCCATCAAGATCATCGGCGACAACACCGACATGTACGCACAGGCTTACTTCGATTATGACTCCAAGAAGTCCGGCGGTGTTACCATGTCCCACCTTCGTTTTGGTAAGAAGCCGATTAAATCTACCTACCTTATTCATAAGGCAAACTTCGTTGCCTGCCACAACCCGTCCTATGTACGCAAGTACAACATGGTACAGGAGCTGGTAGACGGCGGTACATTCCTTCTGAACTGCCCGTGGGATATGGAAGGTATCGAGAAGCATCTTCCGGGACAGGTTAAGAGCTTTATCGCAAACCACAACATCAAATTCTATGTAATTGATGGTATTAAGATCGGTAAGGAAATCGGTCTTGGACAGCGTATCAACACTGTTCTGCAGTCTGCTTTCTTCAAACTGGCGAACATCATTCCGGAGGAGCAGGCAATCGACCTCATGAAGGCTGCTGCAAAGGCTACCTACGGACGTAAGGGTGACGCTATCGTTCAGATGAACTACGACGCGATCGACGCCGGCGCAAAGCAGGTTGTTGAGATTACCGTTCCGGAGAGCTGGAAGAATGCTGCTGAGGAAGACATCATTGCTAAGGATGTTACCGGAAGCAGAAAAGACGTTGTAGATTTCGTAAATACTGTTCAGCATGCGGTAAACGCACAGGAAGGAAACAACCTGCCGGTATCTGCGTTCAAGGATTACGTGGATGGTTCCACACCGTCCGGTTCCGCAGCATTCGAGAAGCGCGGCATCGCGGTAGATATCCCGGTATGGAATCCGGATAACTGTATCCAGTGTAACAGATGTTCCTATGTCTGCCCGCACGCTGTTATCCGTCCGATCGCTCTGACAGAAGAAGAAGCAGCTGCAGCTCCGGAAGGCATGAAGACTCTGCCGATGACCGGTATGGCTGGCTACAAGTTCGCTATGGTAGTATCCGCTTATGACTGTACCGGATGCGGCTCCTGCGCAAATGTCTGCCCGGGCAAGAAGGGTGCAAAGGCGCTTACTATGGAGAACATGGAAGCAAACGCAGGCAGCCAGAAGTATTTTGACTATGGCGTAACACTGCCGATCAAGACAGACGTTGTAGAGAAATTCAAAGAGAACACCGTAAAGGGTTCCCAGTTCAAACAGCCGCTGCTTGAGTTCTCAGGCGCATGCGCAGGCTGCGGTGAGACACCGTACGCAAAACTGATCACCCAGCTGTTCGGTGACAGAATGTACGTTGCAAACGCAACAGGATGCTCCTCTATCTGGGGTAACTCCTCACCGTCCACACCGTACACCGTAAATGCTAAGGGACAGGGTCCGGCATGGTCCAACTCTCTGTTCGAGGATAACGCAGAGTTCGGTTATGGTATGCTGCTGGCTCAGAAAGCACTCCGTGACGGTCTGAAAGTAAAGGTACAGGCTCTGCTTGACTGCGACTGCTGCGGCGAAGATGTAAAGGCTGCTGCACAGGAATGGCTGGATACCTTCAGCGTAGGCGGCGCAAACAGCGTAGCTACCGACAAGCTGGTTGCAGCATGCGAGGCATGCGGATGCGACGACTGCCAGGAGGTTCTGAAGCAGAAAGACTTCCTCGCTAAGAAATCCCAGTGGATCTTCGGTGGTGACGGATGGGCATACGATATCGGATTCGGCGGCGTTGACCACGTTCTTGCAAGCGGCATGGACATCAACGTAATGGTATTCGATACCGAGGTTTACTCCAACACAGGCGGACAGGCTTCCAAGGCTACACAGCCGGGTGCTATTGCACAGTTCGCTGCTGCAGGTAAAGAAGTGAAGAAGAAAGATATGGCTTCCATCGCTATGTCCTACGGCTATGTATACGTAGCACAGATCGCTATGGGTGCTGATTACAACCAGACCGTAAAGGCTCTTGCAGAGGCAGAGGCTTATCCGGGACCGTCACTGATCATCGCTTACGCTCCGTGTATCAACCACGGTATCAAGAAGGGCATGAGCAAGGCGCAGACAGAGGAAGAGCTGGCTGTAAAGGCTGGTTACTGGCATCTGTTCCGCTTCAATCCGCAGGCGGAGAACAAGTTCACCCTGGATTCCAAGGCTCCGGACTACACCGGATACGAAGAGTTCCTCAACGGAGAAGTACGTTACAACTCTCTGAAACGTGCAAATCCGGAAAGAGCTGCAAGACTCTTCGCAAAGAACCAGAAGTGCAACGAAGAAAGATATGCATATCTGAACAAACTGGTTGGGCTGCACGCAGCAGACAAAGAGTAA
- a CDS encoding Ig-like domain-containing protein, giving the protein MRKKKGKMWKLLLKSLFLWAMIVFALPGVKTDAAKITLNKTSVSIYEGKTYKLALKNVTKGKKVTWKSSKKSVAVIKANGTSCTITGKKNGTAVISAKVGTKTYKCKVTVKKLPVALSAKTKTVNAGSSFTLSLQNTSSTAKWSVSNKKVLSLKKLGKNKYKISGLKAGKANVYAQIGKKKYTCAVTVKAKPASAKPAPTCVANQTVYVHDTNILDIPDCFIFIKNLDKNAAITNIKSSNTYIKAKKRNGMDAIQVAAASYRDNADLANMTSKISFSVIQNGKTYNLSCNIIVKEMESPFSSFKIGEQEFAGQYKGTMSVSAEITGRKVISVKMAPGYILDQILVSYGSDSKEVKNGSAVDFDKGDNAHITVNYHMTKAPVNYVAPTSWDAVSKSPLHSWIYFIGWSF; this is encoded by the coding sequence ATGAGAAAAAAGAAAGGGAAAATGTGGAAGCTGCTTTTAAAGAGCCTGTTTCTGTGGGCGATGATTGTTTTTGCCCTTCCAGGGGTCAAAACGGATGCGGCAAAGATTACGCTCAACAAAACGAGCGTTTCTATTTATGAGGGAAAAACGTATAAGCTGGCTTTAAAAAATGTGACAAAAGGGAAAAAGGTAACATGGAAATCAAGTAAAAAAAGTGTAGCAGTAATTAAAGCAAACGGGACTTCCTGTACGATTACTGGAAAAAAGAATGGAACGGCTGTTATCAGCGCAAAAGTTGGAACAAAGACATATAAATGCAAAGTAACAGTGAAAAAATTGCCAGTAGCTTTGTCGGCCAAGACAAAAACCGTAAATGCAGGTTCCTCTTTCACACTATCTTTGCAAAATACATCTTCTACTGCAAAATGGAGCGTTTCAAATAAAAAAGTTCTGTCACTGAAGAAACTTGGAAAAAACAAATATAAGATTAGCGGTTTAAAGGCTGGGAAAGCAAACGTATATGCGCAAATTGGCAAAAAGAAATATACTTGCGCAGTGACGGTTAAAGCAAAGCCGGCTTCAGCAAAACCAGCGCCGACCTGTGTAGCAAATCAGACAGTGTATGTACATGACACAAATATCCTTGATATTCCAGACTGTTTTATTTTTATTAAGAATCTGGATAAAAATGCAGCGATTACAAACATTAAATCTTCAAATACATATATAAAAGCTAAAAAAAGAAATGGGATGGATGCTATTCAGGTAGCAGCTGCTTCTTATCGCGATAATGCCGACCTTGCAAATATGACATCAAAGATTTCATTTTCGGTGATCCAAAATGGGAAGACTTATAATTTGTCATGTAATATTATTGTGAAAGAAATGGAGTCACCTTTCAGCAGCTTTAAAATCGGGGAACAGGAGTTTGCAGGGCAGTACAAAGGAACTATGAGTGTGAGTGCAGAAATTACTGGCAGAAAAGTGATTTCCGTAAAAATGGCACCGGGATATATATTAGATCAGATTCTGGTATCTTACGGCTCAGATTCTAAGGAAGTGAAGAATGGTTCGGCTGTTGATTTTGATAAAGGAGATAATGCACATATAACTGTAAATTATCATATGACAAAAGCTCCGGTGAATTATGTTGCGCCCACATCATGGGATGCTGTGTCAAAGTCACCTCTGCATAGCTGGATATATTTCATTGGCTGGTCGTTTTAG